The Hippea jasoniae genome includes the window CGCCAACATCCAATCTCAATACCACTGTATCAATGGCAGTGATAGTTTTTGTGTATTATCAGTTTTTAGGTATTAGAAAGCATGGAATAAAATATATAAAACATTTTATGGGCCCTGTCTGGTGGCTTGTTCCTTTGATGCTCCCTGTAGAGATTATAGGGCATTTTGCAAGAATTATCTCGTTATCTGTCAGGTTGTTTGGTAATATATTTGGTGATGACTTATTGCTCGCTGTGATTTTCTTTTTGGCTCCTTGGCTTGTTCCTTTACCTGTTATGGGTTTGGTATTATTTGCAGCTTCACTGCAGGCATTTATATTTTTCTTGCTTTCAACACTATACATTGCAGATGCAGTAAGTGAAGCCCATTAAATAAGTTTGTAATCTTTGATTTTTTGTGAGGAGGTGGATTTATGAAGGGTAGGTTGTTTATTTTAACAGCTTTAGCAGTTCTGGCAGCTTTTCCTGCATTGGCTGCGGGTGATGCAAATTCTGCCACTGCAGCTGCAAACATAGTGCTTAAAAAGTACTACATGTTTGTGGCTATGGGTGGTGCAATTGGTCTTGGTCTTGCTGCCGGCGGTGGTGGAATTGGACAGGGTCATGCTGTTAACGGAACTGTACTTGGTACAGCAAGAAACCCGGCTTTGTCAGGAAAGCTTCTGACTCTCATGATGATCGGCCTTGCTATGATCGAGTCTTTAGTTATCTATATGCTTGTTATTGTTCTTATTATCTTCTACACAAATCCATTTCATATCTAACCAAAAAAGAGGGGATTTCCCCCTCTTTTATTCTTCGCAGTAATTACAACCCTTTCTTGCACAACACCATTTGCCTCTTTTCTTAACAAATAGATTGTAACCGCAGACAGGGCATTCCTGGTTTTTTATCTCACCTCTGATGGTAAACTTACAGGTTGGATAGTTTGAACAACCATAGAATTTGCCTCTCTTTGAAGAGTGTTCTATAAGTTCTCCACCGCAGAGAGGACATATCAGCCCTGTAGGGTATGGTTTTGTGTTTTTGCATTTGGGATAGTTGGAGCATGCAAGAAAACGTGCCCCATTTTTAGTGTATTTAACAACCATTGGTGCACCGCATTTATCGCATTTTATATCAACGAAATCTTCTTCTAACGGCCTTGTATATTTGCATTTTGGATAGTTAGAGCAGGCAATAAATTTTCCAAATCTGCCGTGTCTTATAACTAAATCACCTCCGCAGATAGGGCATTTTTCACTAATAGGTTCATCATCGGGTTTTAGCTTTTCCATATTTTTATAGGCGTTATCAAGTAATTTTTTGAATTTATCGTAAAATTTTTCTAAAAGCTCTATTTTGTCCATTTTTTTATTTGCTATTTTATCCAGCCCTTCTTCCATCTGTGCGGTAAATTTCACATTAATGATGTCAGAGAAGAACTTGTCCAGCAGTTTACTTGTTATAATACCAATCTCCTGCGGATGGAATTTTTTATCCTTTAAAACAACATATCCACGTTTGATAATTGTGCTGATTATTGTAGCGTATGTGGATGGCCTGCCGATACCGTGTTTTTCAAGCTCTTTAATTAAAGAAGCTTCAGTATATCGAGCTGGAGGTTCTGTAAAATGCTGTTTTGTTAGAACCTCAGTTAAATCAATACTTTGGTTCTTTTTAAGCTCGGGCGGTTTTTTTGAGCTAATCTTTGAATAGCTCCATACCCTCAAAAACCCATCAAAACTCAATGTTTTAAAGGTTGCCCTTGCAAGAAAACTTTCTGAGGCAAAATCAACTGTAGTGTTTTTAAATTGAGCAGGCTTCATCTGCGATGCTACAAATCGCCTCCATATCAACTCATAAAGCCTAAACTCATCATCCTTTAAATAAGGTTTAACCATTTCAGGCAAAAGGGATGGATCGGTTGGCCTTATAGCCTCATGCGCTTCTTGAGCAAGTTTTGATTTGGTTTTATAAATATTAGGTTTCTCGGGAAGATAATCCTCACCAAAAGCAAACGATATTACATCTCTAACTTTATCGATTGCCTCTTTTGCAATGTTAAACGAATCTGTTCTCATGTAGGTTATCAAACCAATCCTATTTTTTTCGATATCCACACCCTCATAAAGTGTTTGAGCAATAAGCATCGTTTTTTGTGCACTAAAACCCAAGATATTTGATGCTGCCATCTGGAGTGTGCTTGTAATAAACGGAGGCTCAGGTTTCTTATAAG containing:
- a CDS encoding ATP synthase subunit c family protein — protein: MKGRLFILTALAVLAAFPALAAGDANSATAAANIVLKKYYMFVAMGGAIGLGLAAGGGGIGQGHAVNGTVLGTARNPALSGKLLTLMMIGLAMIESLVIYMLVIVLIIFYTNPFHI
- the topA gene encoding type I DNA topoisomerase, which encodes MNLVIVESPAKAKTISKFLGKDFNVVASYGHIRDLPKSSFGVDIENGFKPKYVVPKEKKPVVDNIKKLSKQSDLVYIATDEDREGEAIGWHITKAAKLNEDKIKRIVFHEITKNAILNAIKSPRTIDIDMVNSQEARRILDRIVGYKLSPLLAKKIQKGLSAGRVQSVALKLIVDREEEINNFTPQEYWSIHLLFKGDIESQLIEINSRKLDKFDIKTKQEVESIKEKILKESFVVKQIKKSTTYKKPEPPFITSTLQMAASNILGFSAQKTMLIAQTLYEGVDIEKNRIGLITYMRTDSFNIAKEAIDKVRDVISFAFGEDYLPEKPNIYKTKSKLAQEAHEAIRPTDPSLLPEMVKPYLKDDEFRLYELIWRRFVASQMKPAQFKNTTVDFASESFLARATFKTLSFDGFLRVWSYSKISSKKPPELKKNQSIDLTEVLTKQHFTEPPARYTEASLIKELEKHGIGRPSTYATIISTIIKRGYVVLKDKKFHPQEIGIITSKLLDKFFSDIINVKFTAQMEEGLDKIANKKMDKIELLEKFYDKFKKLLDNAYKNMEKLKPDDEPISEKCPICGGDLVIRHGRFGKFIACSNYPKCKYTRPLEEDFVDIKCDKCGAPMVVKYTKNGARFLACSNYPKCKNTKPYPTGLICPLCGGELIEHSSKRGKFYGCSNYPTCKFTIRGEIKNQECPVCGYNLFVKKRGKWCCARKGCNYCEE
- the atpB gene encoding F0F1 ATP synthase subunit A; the encoded protein is MEAPSFLDFIIHATGLPGYLVFTWFVALFVLVLAIIIRFSLKLLPEGIQNVAESVVYGIYTFVEDILGKEETPKHFPLLATLAIFIFFCNITELIPWFIPPTSNLNTTVSMAVIVFVYYQFLGIRKHGIKYIKHFMGPVWWLVPLMLPVEIIGHFARIISLSVRLFGNIFGDDLLLAVIFFLAPWLVPLPVMGLVLFAASLQAFIFFLLSTLYIADAVSEAH